A window of Hyperolius riggenbachi isolate aHypRig1 chromosome 1, aHypRig1.pri, whole genome shotgun sequence contains these coding sequences:
- the LOC137545878 gene encoding vomeronasal type-2 receptor 26-like, which yields MDKKPTSRCNDRCPPGHRKTHNGGIAICCYDCIPCSEGEVSNVTDSESCFKCPDEEWPDEKNVRCVPRTYDYLSYDDVLALLFSFASLLFSAMTLFMSGSFIYFWYTPVVKANNRTVSFILLTSILLSFLCVFLFLGRPVDITCMLRQVAFGIFFSISVSCVLAKTVTVCLAFKATKPGSYWRKLLTVKLSNFLVVTCSSVQVLICVVWLSVSPPYQEYDMFSSPGKIIIQCNEGLVIGFYSVLGYMGILAALSFLLAFMVRTLPDSFNEAKYITFSMLVFCSVWIAMIPAYLSTRGKYMVAVEVFAILTSSAGMLGCIFFPKCYIMLFKSELNNSKNKCCSM from the exons ATGGACAAGAAGCCAACATCGAGGTGCAATGACAGATGTCCTCCTGGGCACAGAAAAACTCACAATGGAGGGATTGCCATCTGTTGCTATGACTGCATCCCGTGCTCTGAGGGGGAGGTGTCCAATGTCACAG ACAGTGAAAGCTGCTTCAAGTGTCCTGATGAAGAGTGGCCGGATGAGAAGAACGTGAGATGTGTTCCCAGAACCTATGACTATCTGTCCTACGATGATGTCCTGGCATTATTATTTTCATTTGCATCTTTATTATTCTCAGCCATGACGTTATTTATGTCAGGGAGCTTCATTTATTTCTGGTATACTCCAGTTGTGAAAGCCAATAACCGGACTGTGAGCTTCATTCTCCTGACCTCCATCCTGCTGAgcttcctctgtgtcttcttgttcctCGGACGTCCTGTGGATATAACCTGCATGCTGAGACAGGTGGCATTTGGAATCTTCTTCTCCATCTCGGTCTCCTGTGTTCTGGCCAAGACTGTCACTGTCTGCCTGGCCTTCAAAGCCACCAAACCTGGAAGCTACTGGAGAAAACTGCTCACTGTCAAACTCTCCAATTTCTTAGTTGTCACCTGCTCTTCTGTACAAGTTCTGATTTGTGTTGTTTGGCTGTCAGTGTCTCCTCCCTATCAGGAGTATGACATGTTCTCTTCACCTGGGAAGATCATCATTCAGTGTAATGAGGGGTTGGTGATTGGCTTCTACTCCGTGTTGGGTTATATGGGGATTCTGGCagctctgagttttctcctggctttcatggtgaggacattaccggacagctttaatgaggccaagtacatcacgttcagcatgctggtgttctgcagtgtctggattgccatgatcccggCCTATCTGAGCACCAGAGGGAAGTACATGGTGGCTGTGGAGGTATTTGCCATACTGACCTCCAGTGCTGGAATGTTAGGCTGCATATTCTTCCCAAAATGTTATATTATGCTTTTCAAATCAGAACTTAACAACTCAAAAAATAAATGTTGCAGTATGTGA